Part of the Melospiza georgiana isolate bMelGeo1 chromosome 17, bMelGeo1.pri, whole genome shotgun sequence genome, TATATGAGCAACTTCTGTGGTTTAAAGGgcaattaataaattaaaaaatatccaaataaaCAGAATTAATCGCCTTACCCCTTTGGGCAGCATGTAATTTCCCAGAACCATTTCTGTGTCGATGGTGCGGGTGGTGAAAGGCACTGATGGGGTTAATCTGCAGGGAAAGAGAACCATGGGTTAAATTCCCAGAAATTTCCCTTCTTCCATCTCTCATATTTTCCCTCAAACAGCAAGATGAACAAAATTCTGTgtgctgaaaattaatttctccctTGTGCAAAGAAGCTGGTGAAACACTTGGGGACGGTTTTgaaggatttggggattttacCTCATAGACTCTTTCAGACAGGCTTTCAGGTAGGGCATGTTCCTCAGGCTCTCAGCACtcgggctctgctgggcacccAAAACTCTCTGGATTTCCTGGAAAAGCTTCTGCTGGACGTGGGGGTTGCGGGAGAGGTTGTACAGAGCCCACAGCAAACTGTTGGCTGTCTGCAacagagcagaaggaaaggtGAAGCTCTGCTTTTGTAGGCACAGAAGGAAGAATTTGCCCAAAATTCAAAGCAAGGTTtctggctgggcacagctttATGGAGTTAGGACAGCCTGAGGGGTTATGAGCAGTCCCAGCTGTCGTGCAGAATTAAAAAATCTGGGGATTTCAGGTCAAAATCCAGGGATTTAATGTAAAAATCCATCTGCACTTGGGCCACTGAGGCAGCTTCAGGATGAGCTCACTCCCAGGTGTGCTGGTGCtcaggctggggaaggaaggggggAACAGGGATGATTTGAACCCTTGGAAAATCAGCTTTACCATCTCCACTCCAGTGATCTGCAGGTAAGGAGGGAACTGGGGGGAATTTGAACCTTTGGAAAATCAGCTTTACCATCTCCATGCTGGAGACCTGCCCCTAAGGAGGGAATTGGAGGAATTTAAAGCCTAAGGAGGGAACTGGGGGGAATTTAAACCCTGGGCACATCCCTGGTACCATTTCCATGCCAGTAATCTGCAGCTAAAGAGGGAATTGGGGTAATCTAAGCCCTAAGGAGGGAACGGGGAAATTTGGACCCCAGGGAGGGAACTGGGGGGGATTTGAACCCTAAGGAGGGAATTGGGAGAATTTGAACCCTAAGGAGAGAATTTGAGCCCTAAGGAGGGAACTGGGGGGATTTAAATCCCAAGGAGGGAATTTGAGCCCTAAGGAGGGAACTGGGGGGAATTTGGACTCTAAGGAGGGAAGCAGAAGGATTTGGACCCCAGGGAGAAAACCGGGAGGATTTGAGCCCCAAGGAGAGAATTGGAGGGAATTTAAACCCTGGGCACATCATGGGCACCATCTCCATGCTGGGGATCTGCAGCTAAGGAGGGAGTTGGGGAAATTTGAGCCCTAAGGAGGGAACTGGGAGGATTTAAACTCCAAGAAGGGAACTGGGGGGGATTTAAACCCTTGGCACATCCCAGGTACCATCACCGTGCTGGGGGTCTGCAGCTAAGGAGGCAATTGGGGTGAATTGAACCCCAAGGAGGGAACTGGGAGGATATAAACCCTGTTCACATCGCGGTTACCATCTCAACACCGGCGATCTGCAGCTGAAGAGGGAATGGGGGTGTTTGAACCCCAAGGATGGAACTGGGGGGATTTAGACTCTGGACACATCCCAGTTACCATCTCCACGCTGTTGATCTGCAGCTAAGGAGGGAACTGGGGGGATGTAAACCCTGAGGAGGGACCTGAGCCCTGTTCACCCTGCGGTTACCGTCTCGACACCGGCGATCTGCAGCTAAAGAGGGAACTGGGGGGATGTAAACCCCAATGAGAGAACTGGGGGGATGTAAACCCTAAGGAGGGACCTGGGGGGATGTAAACCCTAAGGAGGCAATTGGGAGGGTTTAAACTCCAAGAAGGGAACTGGGGGATTGAACTGTTCATGCCGCGGTTACCGTCTCGACGCCGGCGATCTGCAGCTCAGCGATGGCAGCGTACAGCTCCTTCCTGGACAGCTGTCCCCCCGAGTAGATGTCACACAGAAAATCCCCCTGCGGGTCGGCAGAGTGCTTCTGCAGCCGGCTGTCGATGGAGTGCTtggctggggagggcagcaaGAGGGAAAATCACTCACAACCCCATGGAACCCCTGCAAACCCGCGGCAGCGCCAAGCTGCGCTCTGCTTGCAAGCGCCGGGTCAATAATGAGGGTATTCAGAGTGAATAAAGAATGGTGTTGTCACTTTTCAAACCAGCTCAGTACCAAAAAATCGCTTTTCAGCTCTTAGGAATTCTGCTCTCTTAAATTAGGGGAGGAAATCAGTGGCACGTTGAGGGAAATACTCAGCAAACAGAAACAGGAGTGTGTAAAATTTATTACCTGGGGTTTTCAAAGGGGATCAAGGTGTTAGAAAATCAAAGGGATTTAGCACCCAGAACCCCCGAGGGGAAATGTAAACCTGGGATTTACCAGGGGAAGGCACAAAGAGATGCCAAATTTTGAcatgctggggtttttttttaaataaaaagaaacaggtTTTGCTCAGGAGTATCCCAGCTGTTAAAACCAGCTCCTGTGAAGAATTATTCACTTTAAGTGAAGGTGTCAGACTGGTTTTTCTGAGCAAAACTGGTTTAAAGTGTCTTTCCTAAAGCCCATAAACCAAGAAGCAATAAAATAAGAGAGTGTGTGGCTGGCAGGATAAAAAGCCTTGGGACTCAAATACCCAAGGGAAATATCTCAGTGTTACAACCTTCCAAAAGCTTTCTCAGCCTTTATGTCTCTCACTGTTTAAAtcaatgaaattttaaaatattaaaaataaaaacttaacTTCATATCCGGAGTttgagtaatttttaaatttggaaGGCAAAATCACTTTAAATAGTCAAAAAGCCAAACTGaactttattatttaaattacttCTGGGTTTAATATTTACAACTATGCTACAGGTTGTCCAGAAAagatataatttctttttttttttttagcaaataaTTCTTGTTTTCCAATAAAACAAGTCGTTGAGGGAAGTCCCTTTTCATTTATACCCTTGCCTTTATAGAGATTATAATTCTTAATTTCCTTTTAGGACAATTAAAATGGTGCCATGACACTGCTGGCTCCCAGAATCCTGGGATTTCCCTGGGAGTTGGGTATTGCCCCACAGCCTGGGTGTTAGTCACTAAAAACTGCTCCCACATTGAATAATCCCTGTTTGGGTACAGCAAATGTGCTTTAATCCGTGCTGAAGGCAGGAATTAACAGCAGCAAGCATGGAAAAATCAATCCCAGCAAGGAGAGGACAGAGATGGAGGGAAAGGAGATAAATTTGGGTTAAATAATGACCTGTTTTGAATATATCATCCCATGCTTTGGTGTGAGCTTGCCAGACCTTGGTGTTGAGCCCCTTGTGCAGCTCCACAGGGGTCACCATCATCATCCCGAACGTGGCCATCATCTGTGGGGGAAATCTCCCTTTAAtccctttccctcctctgcctgcagcccctgaacagccccgggctggggagcagagggagattGCCAGGAAGGCAAAATTCCGGTGGATTTTCCATCCTGGACAGAGAGGATGGGTCTGAGTCTACTGAGGGCATGTCCAGGTAAAAATCAGGGgcagccaggagcctgctcaGTAAGGAATGCATCCTATGGATTTTAGGCACCTGTTGGGAGTGGGACAAGGCATTTTTGGCAGTGCCCCCCTCTCCCTTGACAAAGGATGGGCTGAaatgccaggcagggctggctgcctgTGTGTGATGGCTGAAGTGGGGCAGGTTTGGACCCCAGAGCACAAAGGCAGCTCTGACCCCAAAGCCCACAGCGAAccccacagccaggcacagtcccaccctgcagggtccccagagaggagcagagtcACCAGCCAAGCTGACCATTCcctccagggctgccctggtGCCCACTCAGCATTTCCCCTGTCCCACTGATGGTAAAAATTGTCATAAAAATATCTTATAAAATATGGATTAGCTTAGCTACCTCAGCTAACAACAGCTTCCAAGTTCCCATGtgaaaacagcttgagaaagaaGAGTTCATTAACACAACAATTAAcaattttggggagaaaaagtTCACCTGTGACAACCAGGGATCTGTCTCACGAGAATCAGtgaagaaaatatattcttcatggatataatatatataatatatattattatatatgttatatatattgtacgcattatatataatatataatatatataatatatattatatattatatattatatattatatattatatattatatattatatattatatattatatattatatattatatattatatatagtatatagtatatagtatatagtatatattatataataaatatagtatatattatataataaatatactacaatataataaatataataaatattatataattaatataatataatatatatattccaTAAGGATACAGGCTCTCAAGAATAGAGAGACTTGATGGACAAGCAAAATACCTTTTACTAGCCAATACAGTAATTGGCAAGAAAGCTACTAACCAATTAAAGTTGTACACGAGGTCTGTGAAATCTGTACAAAAATGGGAATACAAAGGGGTTTTTCCTGCATGGAGAACCTGAGTCCTGCCTGCTTTGTTACAACAGACTGAGGCATTGCATAAAGGAGGCAGAAGTTCAGGATTAGCTGGGCACCAGTTGGGTACAGAAGcctgagctgcttttcccagctgactCCTTTAAATGGCTGCCTCTCATTAACAGCAGGGGTAAAaacccaccccagccccaggagagaCCCTCCCATACCGTTTTTACAGCCTTGATGAAGTTCAGACTTTCTTCTTCCAcgtcctgctgcaggaggccaAACCGCTTTCCATACAGCACCAGGCAGATACCTGTTGTTAGGCAATattataattaaattaataaacaaGAGGCCGTGTGGGATGCATAATTTATCATCAAGGAACGGCTTGGGTGAGCCTTCTGAAGGTGTTCCTTGGTGCAgacctggcagagcagcacttGTAAAACACCTCCTGCTCGTTTGCCCTGGCCCCAGTGAGGGTTTCCAGCCTggggccctggcagcagcatttctgcacaATGAGGAGTGCCACTGATCCCCTCATGAGAGCAGAACTGCAGTTTTGGCTCATATTTGGTGAATTTACTGAAGAAAACCGagtggcaggagagcagggctcgAGGAGcatctcccacagcattccccCTCCTTGCAAGCACTGGCAGCATCCCACTCTGCACCTTTTCCACTTGtcccttttttcccatttcctttcaAACTGTCACTTCCTATTTCTCCCTTTCCAAAAGCAGCCATCACCACTGACAGTGGAAGCAAAGCTCCACTTTGGGGAGCTcagcccagaggaggcagccGAGGGCAGCTGggtctggcagggctggatcaGCCACCGCACCCAACCCTCCCTGAGCCACTCTGTGCCCTGTGTCATCCCTGGCACAGTCCTCAGTGAGCTCTGAAAGGCTCCTGAGGATGAGGCTCTGCCTCGGTAACTCATTCCAGCCCTTCTCAATCCCAGTGTAAACACTGGAAATGGGATTTTGCAGACTTTGCCTACAGCCAGCACTCTGTTATTGGAGTATATCACTGATCCTGCTGATAGTTAACAAATATCACACGggcaaaaaataacaaaaaatgttATCTGATCCCACTCTAGATAAACGAATCATAACCCCCCCAATTTTTGGTTTATAAATCATTGGAATGTTTGAATTTTTGGAAGCCATGCAGGCAGCTAGGCAGAAATTTATACTTGTGCTGATGAATTTTGCACTGACAGTCCCTGGCTGTTCTGCAACTCTCTTTGCATGATATTATAGCTGAAAGTTTAGAAATAATCAGCCAACATATTCATCCCTGATCATGTTTGTACTGCAATGCCCTGGCAGGTGCACCACACTCACTTTCAAAAGACCATTTGTTGAATTCTGAATAGATATCTTCCATCTGGCCATTGTGGTCGCAAATTTCATCTATTCTGTACATAAAATCCTCCAGGACCTAAATGgtgagagaagagagagaaaagaagggaaTAAAATGACATCAACTAATAAAAATCCGGTGTaattcagcatttcagctgCCTTTTGAGCAGATAACAATCTTGCATGAGAGGAATCCTTTTGTTCCCTGTTCTTTGAACAAGATTCAACTTCCCCCTGTGTGAACAAGTGTTTGGATTTGACGGGCTCCGGTGCTCCCGTGAACCGTGCTGCCCTCGCAGGGATGCAATCCTCACCAGCTGGGGTTTCACAACCGGGATTAAGGTGTTTGTCACTGATGCTCCTCAGCctccccaggagcacagaggtTAAGGACAGAGGTGTTCCTgaggggaggagcagaggaatgAAGGGGTAAAGGCAAAAATTACAGCATGCAGGAGAAGCAGGGGAAAGCTCTTTGCTGGAGCCTGGATCCTTACGGAATAATCCTGGTTTTCTGTGGGTTCACCCCCAGCTCCAGGTTTCTATGTGGTCTCAGACCCTGGCAATCAGTTTGTACTCATTATTCCCTGAATGTTCCGGGTCTGAGCTCGTGGTTTATCACTGTGGGGTAAATAAAGCTGCCCAGATAAACCAGATGTGCTCCGGCTCCCCAGGCTTgcaggggagcagagagagaagggaTTTCTCAGAGCAGGTACCTCATTGATCGCCGTGTCCAGCTTCACAACCTCCCGGGGCTTCATCAGCTTCTTCTGAAAGGCACTTCTGACCCTCTGCCAgtcctttccctccctgcatCGAAACAAAAACAGCGCGttggagagggaaaagagatgaaaagaatgaaaacccCAAACCCGCACTGCTGATGCTCCCGACGGCACCACCGGGGGATGCTCGGGGTCGGGATGAGCCCCGGCCACTCTCGGGGAGCAGCCCGGGACCCCCGGACCCGCTCCGAGCATCCCCCGGTGCCCGGCACCCCGGCAGCACTCACAGGATGAGCAGCCCGTAGGCTTCGCCGCGATAGTCGCGATAGGCTTTCCAGGGCTTGATCTCGAGGCGCTGCGGGCAGGCGCTCTCGCGGCGGTACAGAGCCTCCAGCAGGCACGGCGCCGCGATGTGCACCGAGTCGAAGGCGCCCAGCTTCATGCGGAAAATCTTCCCGAAGCGCCGGTGGTACTGAGCCTGGGGAGAGCCAGGAACCCGCGCTGAGTGCGGCAtcctcatcccatccccatcctcatcctatcaccatcctcatcctcctgccatccccatcctcatcctcctgccaTGCCCAGCCTCACCAGGGTCTCGTGCTGCCTCTTGAGCCCCCCTTTCCAGAGCACGTCGGGCAGGCTGCCCATCAGGGGCCAGCTGGGCGGCCCGGGCAGCGTCTCCGCCGGCCGCAGCGCGCTCAGCGAGGAGGCGGCGCGGCCGCAGGTGCGGGCACGGAGCGGCCGGCGggccagcaggaggaggaggatgctgcagcCGCCCATGGCCGCGGTGCCGGCCCCCGGGCGCGCATAGGTGCATTTATAGCAGCCCGAGGTGCTGGACTTTCATCCGCGCCAATGGGAGCCAAGGGTGGGGTGAGGTGGGGCGgctgccccggccctgcccgccgAGCCCTCGGGGCAGGCGGGTCATGAAAGGGttcagggaggcagggagggcacgGCGCCAGCGCCTCCGCCCGCTGGCAGCGCGGGTCGGACCCGCTGCGATCCGGGGATGCGCGGGTGGGACCCACGGGAATGCGGGGATGAGCGGGTCGGACTGGCCGGGATTCGGGGATGAGCGGGTCGGACCCACTGGGATCGGGGGCTATGCGCGGGTCGGACCCGCCGGGATGCGGGGATGAGCGGACGGGACCGGCTTGGATCCAGGGATGCGCGGGTCGGTCCCCGCAGGAGGGGACGCAGCGCTGGCAGCGGCTCCGCTCCTCGCCTGGCGTTCGTGCAAGCGGTGTCGTAgcgctctctctctctttttcctttattttttcgtttttctttttttttttttttttttttttttttattaattagtACTTTTGTCCGAGCACCCGCGTGAGCGCAAAGGGCTGTGCTGTTCATCCTGCAGAGCGCAGAGCAGTTCGGTTTTCCCGCAGCATTTTCACTTTAAAGAGACGGCGTAAGAAagtgcagggagctgaggaaCGAGAAGTTGTAGGGTGTGAACTGCCCTTACCCCTCTCTGGTTAAGTAACGAGAAGAGGTCATGCGGGCATCGCTGGGGAAGGCAAAATTCCCTTCACTATGAGCGTTGTTAGCCATTAAATCCTGACAAAAATGAGTGAATCCCAGTCTTTTAATCAGAAACTGCACAGAAAAGCTCGAAAAATTTGAGGCTGAGAGGAGCAAGaacaggaagggaagggaagggaagggaagggaagggaagggaagggaagggaagggaagggaagggaagggaagggaagggaagggaagggaagggaagggaagggaagggaagggaagggaagggaagggaagggaagggaagggaagggaagggaagggaagggaagagaagagaagagaagagaagagaagagaagagaagagaagagaagagaagagaagagaagagaagagaagagaagagaagagaagagaagagaagagaagagaagagaagagaagagaagagagttGGATCCTGCTGCAAGACAGAGCTACCTGCAATCCAGAGGATTTCCAGGAAAGACAGCTTGGCTGCAATGGGGATTTGATTTTCTTGCACCCCACGCTacctttcccttctttcccaaTGCCTTTTGTGACTCAGCTCCGATCCCCTTCATGTGAGGGTTTGGCAGAAGCAGAGTGTGCAGACACTCTGGGTGTGTTGGACAGAGCATGATCAGGAGATGGATTTGACACATAAATAAACACGTCTCAAAGTCAAATTAATAACAATGCAAAGACCAAGGCAGCAGAgatcagcagagagaaaatgtacaaaaggaaaggaaatacaCTGCAGAATCTTTCTGGGAGTTCTGTACATCCTTCCCAAGTGATTTTCTGCAATGGGATCATCCTCTGTGGGCCACGGGGCCAGAGCACTTCCCAGGCAGGCTTTAAAGTTAAAGTTGGTTCAAAGGTTTGTAATTTTTGGGGGGGGACACCACAATCACATTCTGTGATTTGTTTGCTTTGaagcagtgctcctgaaacacATCTCCCTGTCCTTGGAGGCAGCTCAGGCTCCATTCATGATGAGTCCTGAGAAACCAGACGAGAAGGGACAATTTGTGCCCTCTGCCTATTTAAGGAATGAGAATGAACTCATTTGAAGGGTCACAGCTTCGTGCCTGTGAAACGATGCCTTTGAAGAGTCTGCAACAGGCAAGTCAAGACTAAACTGGGCACAGGTCAATTTTTCCATGTTCTTCACAGCTACGGGGAGGAAACCACCCTGTTAATGTGAAATCCTCTCTCTCTGAAGCTGTTTTTGAATGACAGAATGGAAAGGGTTGTGTTTCACTCCCGTGGCTCTGTAAGTCCTTGGCAGGGGAATTggtgtgctggagctgggacagaaaATAATTCCTCAGTTCCTGCTCAAGTGCCAGTCCAGGGCTGTTTGCAGCTTCCCCTTCTTCCCTCATTTTTAAGACTCAAACCCAAGCTTTAATTTTCAGTTGTGACATTTAGAACACATCAAGGGTTAtattgatgcctcaggtttcagcttttatattttccagattctgttcTGAGCTTCACGTTCAGCgttgctgagctctgtgcacagagcagggagacaaaacaattcctgctccagctgggcaccaaggacaaatgacccaaatctcagcccaggagcacaaaccccgtgggctggagagagaaaaacaaggatgggacttcatgggctggagctggaatgggacaatgaactgcaaggtgcaaatggagcagaactgatcccagggacagagcccgtgcccggccgtgcattttggggccattttggttcatcttgggtgcagccctggctgggctctggtgctgcccaaggtggatccatggaggggATCCTTtggataaatccctgctttattctgtagctCCATCCAGTCTCAGTTCCAGCtcagcctctcaaggcatcagtTCCTGGAGAAAAGCTGGACCAGCTCAGTGCTCTTGAGCTGAATTTTGGGTGTATCCTTCCACTGAGGCACCTGGACTGTGAAGGTGTCACCACCATCCCACAGGTGTCCATCCACAAGACTTCCCAATATTTTCCAATATAGCAGCAGATGACAACAGCAAATGAAATCCCTCTTCACTTCTCCACTACGGCAAGGAGGATTTTTGGTTCAAAGACTCAAGGACCAAGAAACAGCAGAATATCAAAACTAAAGAGCTGGtttttctgtgcttctctttTGCTCCTGGTTTGATTTCTGCTCCCTTGCATGTCAGGAGAGAATATTCCTTGAAAAACCATGTGCCAGTGGGATGCTTCTGTGGGAGATCTGCTGAGCAGGTACACACAGCTGGCTCAGATATTTTCACCACTAAATATTTAATTAGTCCAAGTTTTAGAGGTGC contains:
- the LOC131090803 gene encoding 1,25-dihydroxyvitamin D(3) 24-hydroxylase, mitochondrial, with the translated sequence MGGCSILLLLLARRPLRARTCGRAASSLSALRPAETLPGPPSWPLMGSLPDVLWKGGLKRQHETLAQYHRRFGKIFRMKLGAFDSVHIAAPCLLEALYRRESACPQRLEIKPWKAYRDYRGEAYGLLILEGKDWQRVRSAFQKKLMKPREVVKLDTAINEVLEDFMYRIDEICDHNGQMEDIYSEFNKWSFESICLVLYGKRFGLLQQDVEEESLNFIKAVKTMMATFGMMMVTPVELHKGLNTKVWQAHTKAWDDIFKTAKHSIDSRLQKHSADPQGDFLCDIYSGGQLSRKELYAAIAELQIAGVETTANSLLWALYNLSRNPHVQQKLFQEIQRVLGAQQSPSAESLRNMPYLKACLKESMRLTPSVPFTTRTIDTEMVLGNYMLPKGTVLMINSHALGCSEDYFRGWAEFRPERWLLRGSIHPFSHVPFGIGRRMCVGRRLAELQLHLALCWLIRRYRVLATDREPLETLHSGILIPSRALPIALQPRAGGKK